Proteins encoded by one window of Salmonirosea aquatica:
- a CDS encoding GntP family permease: MTDPLFILFIGVLIVVGGIIGLKLHPFLALILGALVVAFLTPAAAVEQYALSKGTAPAAAQALANKGIGERIATEFGNTCAKIGILIAMAAIIGKSLLESGAAERIIRFMLGLFGVDKAPAAFLVSSFFLGIPIFFDTVIFLMMPLVKAMTVRLGKNYLLLVMCIMAGAAMANSLVPPAPGPLFLIGEMHIPIGLMMIAGVIVGLFTITTGYLFAVWVNRKMPIEIRDSLDAPLKDIRAIAARADRELPPLGLSLLPVLIPLGFICADTALNAISKTGELWADSAFLTGLVAVVKFFGDKNLALITGGIAALLVLASQKKTSKEGMSAHVQGALLSGGGIILITAAGGAFGGMLQQTGISTRIADLTAGYQMALIPLAFLIAAVVRTAQGSATVALITASGILSGLAMNANLGFHPVYLGLAIGCGSKIVPWMNDSGFWIICKLSNLTEKEALKTISPLLVVMGITGLVVILIGAKLFPLV; this comes from the coding sequence ATGACCGACCCTCTTTTTATATTATTCATTGGTGTACTAATCGTAGTAGGAGGGATCATAGGCCTGAAACTACACCCTTTTCTGGCCCTGATTCTGGGTGCGCTGGTGGTGGCCTTTCTTACTCCGGCGGCTGCCGTGGAGCAGTATGCGCTGAGCAAAGGAACCGCCCCCGCCGCGGCGCAGGCGCTCGCTAACAAGGGCATCGGCGAGCGCATTGCCACTGAGTTCGGGAATACCTGCGCCAAGATCGGTATCCTGATCGCGATGGCGGCCATCATTGGTAAAAGTCTGCTCGAAAGCGGGGCCGCCGAGCGCATCATTCGGTTCATGTTGGGTTTGTTCGGGGTGGATAAAGCACCCGCTGCGTTTCTGGTCAGTAGTTTTTTTCTGGGCATCCCCATTTTCTTCGACACGGTCATTTTTCTGATGATGCCCCTGGTGAAAGCGATGACGGTACGTTTGGGTAAAAACTACCTGCTGCTGGTGATGTGTATCATGGCGGGTGCCGCGATGGCCAACTCCCTGGTACCTCCCGCGCCGGGGCCGCTTTTCCTGATTGGCGAAATGCACATTCCTATCGGTCTGATGATGATCGCGGGCGTCATTGTGGGGCTTTTTACCATTACCACCGGGTACCTCTTTGCCGTCTGGGTCAACCGAAAAATGCCCATCGAAATCCGTGATTCGCTCGATGCACCTTTGAAAGATATCAGAGCCATAGCCGCACGGGCCGATCGGGAACTGCCTCCCTTGGGACTATCCTTACTACCCGTGCTGATTCCGCTGGGCTTTATTTGTGCGGATACGGCTCTCAATGCTATTTCCAAAACGGGTGAACTCTGGGCCGATTCGGCTTTTCTTACGGGTTTGGTGGCCGTTGTCAAGTTTTTTGGGGATAAAAACCTGGCCCTCATCACCGGGGGCATTGCCGCACTACTGGTACTGGCCAGTCAAAAAAAGACCAGCAAGGAAGGCATGTCGGCGCACGTGCAGGGCGCTTTGCTGAGCGGCGGTGGCATTATTCTGATTACCGCCGCCGGTGGTGCTTTTGGCGGAATGCTTCAGCAAACCGGCATCAGTACCCGCATCGCCGACCTTACGGCAGGCTACCAGATGGCCCTGATTCCGCTGGCGTTTCTGATTGCCGCCGTGGTGCGTACCGCGCAGGGATCGGCCACGGTGGCCCTCATTACGGCCTCAGGGATTTTGTCGGGCCTGGCCATGAACGCCAACCTGGGCTTTCACCCGGTGTACCTGGGGCTGGCTATTGGCTGTGGGTCGAAAATTGTGCCGTGGATGAACGATTCGGGTTTCTGGATTATCTGTAAATTGAGCAACCTGACTGAAAAAGAGGCGCTTAAAACGATCTCGCCGCTACTCGTTGTCATGGGAATCACCGGATTAGTCGTCATTCTTATTGGCGCCAAGTTGTTTCCGTTGGTATGA
- a CDS encoding SusD/RagB family nutrient-binding outer membrane lipoprotein: MKNIKNYLWIIAICLCATSCDKGFDELNVNPVALTSVDPGYQLNTAIVNSAPGYGNLSYETTIVKQMITPFSGQGSAANFNQDNRSVAAGNWNNFYQTNIKELTDVIAKTKDVPARSNLYNMARIWQAYSFMVLTDTYGDIPYTQAGKSYLEGVDKPVYDTQESVYNNILSELDAAAAALDASKAKVATDLLYDGNVVKWKRLGYSLLLRAAMRLSKINATKAAEYVAKAVAGGVMQSNADNAMLRHNASFTNPVGSQLNGGQSAFFYLSEDFVDYLKTNNDPRLSSIAVRYVGATSGAQQVEARANRTPDVQIGAPQGYDNTTISSAVAAKKLASLWDYSQLDRTRMASLLAPSYMVTYAQTELLLAEAAFRKWTTGDPADFFAKGIRAHMEQLADYGANTAVPAAAINTYLAAHPLMAGSELEQINTQYWVASFLNGPEAWANFRRSGYPVLAPNPYPGSDLKTEPFIRRLTYTDAELNVNKDNVQQAISRQGPNLLDTRIWWDKK, translated from the coding sequence ATGAAAAATATCAAGAACTACCTCTGGATTATCGCGATCTGCCTGTGTGCTACTTCCTGCGATAAAGGATTTGATGAACTCAATGTGAACCCCGTGGCCCTCACGAGCGTGGACCCTGGCTATCAACTCAATACAGCCATCGTCAACAGTGCGCCTGGCTATGGAAACCTGAGCTACGAAACCACGATCGTGAAGCAGATGATTACCCCGTTCAGCGGCCAGGGATCTGCCGCTAATTTCAATCAGGACAACCGTAGCGTCGCCGCCGGAAACTGGAACAACTTTTACCAGACCAATATCAAAGAGTTGACGGATGTTATTGCCAAAACGAAGGACGTACCCGCGCGCTCCAACCTGTACAATATGGCGCGTATCTGGCAGGCCTACTCGTTCATGGTACTTACGGATACCTACGGCGATATTCCCTATACTCAGGCCGGAAAAAGCTACCTCGAAGGGGTCGATAAACCCGTTTACGACACCCAGGAATCGGTCTATAACAACATTTTGAGCGAGTTGGATGCCGCTGCGGCGGCGCTGGATGCGTCCAAAGCCAAGGTAGCTACTGACTTGCTGTACGATGGAAATGTCGTCAAATGGAAGCGCCTGGGTTATTCGCTTCTGTTGCGCGCCGCTATGCGGCTTTCCAAAATCAATGCGACCAAAGCCGCCGAATACGTGGCCAAAGCTGTGGCGGGCGGCGTGATGCAATCCAACGCCGACAATGCCATGCTGCGCCATAACGCCAGTTTTACCAATCCCGTGGGCTCGCAGCTCAACGGTGGTCAGTCGGCTTTCTTCTATCTCTCGGAAGATTTTGTGGACTATCTCAAGACGAACAATGATCCCCGCCTGTCTTCCATCGCGGTTCGGTACGTGGGTGCCACCAGCGGAGCCCAGCAGGTAGAAGCCAGAGCCAACCGTACGCCCGATGTGCAAATCGGCGCTCCGCAAGGATATGACAATACCACAATCAGTTCGGCGGTGGCCGCCAAAAAACTGGCCAGTCTGTGGGACTACAGCCAGTTGGACCGTACCCGCATGGCCAGCCTTTTGGCTCCGAGTTATATGGTCACCTACGCACAAACCGAACTCTTGCTAGCTGAGGCAGCCTTCCGCAAGTGGACGACCGGCGATCCGGCCGACTTTTTTGCCAAAGGAATCCGGGCTCATATGGAACAGCTTGCCGATTATGGTGCCAATACGGCCGTTCCGGCCGCGGCCATCAACACCTACCTGGCGGCACACCCGCTCATGGCGGGTAGCGAGCTGGAACAAATCAATACCCAGTACTGGGTGGCTTCCTTCCTGAACGGACCCGAGGCCTGGGCCAATTTCCGCCGCAGTGGGTACCCTGTGCTGGCTCCGAATCCGTACCCCGGCAGCGATCTTAAAACCGAACCCTTTATCCGCCGATTGACCTACACCGACGCTGAACTGAATGTTAATAAGGATAATGTGCAACAGGCCATCAGCCGACAGGGACCGAATCTGCTCGATACCCGAATTTGGTGGGATAAGAAGTAA
- a CDS encoding HpcH/HpaI aldolase family protein: MKNLKKRLQNGETLHGCWLNLGSSLTAEIVGLSGFDWVLIDLEHGAGTEKDVLAQLQALESTPAGVIVRVESAESQRIHRVLDMGAEGIMCPKVSNPAEARKVVSGLHYPPHGHRGVAKMVRATQFAQNFDSYYQNARENLLGVVQIETAEVLNHLDEVAALDGVDVLFIGPADLSMELGIFGQFDHPRFKEAVRETINAAQKAKKAVGILFFNPEEYHNYHQLGIRFIACGADATFVANGARDMARKLGDFRHKILDTGS, encoded by the coding sequence ATGAAAAACTTAAAAAAGAGATTACAAAACGGCGAAACCCTCCACGGCTGCTGGCTCAACCTAGGTAGTTCGCTCACTGCCGAAATCGTGGGTTTGTCCGGATTCGACTGGGTACTGATCGATCTTGAACACGGCGCGGGTACCGAAAAGGACGTACTAGCGCAGCTGCAAGCTCTGGAAAGTACCCCCGCCGGAGTTATCGTACGGGTGGAAAGCGCCGAAAGCCAGCGCATTCATCGGGTCCTGGATATGGGTGCGGAAGGTATCATGTGCCCCAAAGTCAGTAACCCGGCCGAAGCTCGGAAAGTAGTGAGCGGGCTACACTACCCGCCGCATGGACACCGGGGCGTAGCCAAAATGGTGCGCGCTACCCAGTTTGCGCAGAATTTTGACAGCTATTACCAAAATGCCCGTGAAAATTTGCTGGGCGTCGTGCAGATCGAAACCGCCGAAGTACTCAACCACCTTGACGAAGTAGCCGCTCTCGACGGCGTGGACGTGCTCTTCATCGGCCCCGCCGATCTCTCGATGGAGCTTGGTATTTTCGGGCAGTTCGACCATCCCCGATTCAAGGAAGCCGTTCGGGAAACGATCAATGCCGCTCAGAAGGCCAAAAAAGCCGTGGGAATTCTTTTCTTCAATCCCGAAGAGTACCACAACTACCACCAACTCGGAATACGATTCATTGCCTGTGGAGCCGACGCCACCTTCGTCGCCAACGGCGCCCGCGATATGGCCAGAAAATTAGGGGATTTTAGACATAAGATTCTGGATACTGGATCATAG
- a CDS encoding glucarate dehydratase family protein encodes MSRIQQITITPIAIVDPPLLNAAGLHAPYALRTIVEIVTDDGISGISEIPGTREIDLALAEARDLLIGKDVFQLSDIRRTLVGHFGQDTAAERGATPWDQRKMVHIFSAVEVACLDIIGKITNRPVVDLLGGRMRDRVPFSAYLFYKYEGAGGDLAFGTDPAATGWDAARQKSALNPEEIVAQARAMCEEFGFQSIKLKGGVFEPRQEVDAILALHEAFGPEVPLRIDPNALWKVETAIEYGREMEGVLEYLEDPVRGQENMAAVRKALKTPLATNMCTTSFEDIPRSIELGSEDIILSDHHFWGGLRASMTLSGICDTFGRGLSMHSNSHLGISLAAMVHLGAALPEVPYALDTHYPWQSDEVIVGGRMKFVDGAVEVPAGPGLGVELDRDALARLHQNYLKCGLTKRDDLVEMRKKVPDWEFKLVRW; translated from the coding sequence ATGTCCAGAATACAGCAAATCACTATTACTCCTATTGCCATCGTGGACCCGCCGCTGCTGAATGCGGCGGGGTTGCACGCGCCCTATGCTTTACGTACCATCGTCGAAATCGTGACCGACGATGGCATTTCGGGGATCAGCGAAATTCCGGGAACCCGGGAGATCGACCTCGCCCTGGCCGAAGCGCGGGATTTGCTGATCGGGAAGGACGTTTTCCAACTCAGCGACATCCGTCGGACGCTCGTGGGGCATTTTGGGCAGGATACCGCCGCCGAGCGCGGTGCCACGCCCTGGGACCAGCGTAAGATGGTGCATATTTTCAGCGCCGTGGAGGTAGCTTGTCTGGATATTATTGGAAAAATAACCAATCGGCCCGTCGTGGATTTGCTGGGCGGACGGATGCGCGATCGGGTACCTTTTTCGGCGTATCTTTTTTACAAGTACGAAGGCGCGGGCGGCGACCTGGCCTTTGGCACCGATCCCGCCGCAACGGGTTGGGACGCGGCCCGGCAAAAGAGCGCGCTGAATCCAGAGGAAATCGTGGCGCAGGCGCGGGCTATGTGCGAAGAGTTCGGCTTTCAATCCATCAAGCTGAAAGGCGGCGTATTCGAGCCTCGACAGGAGGTGGATGCCATTCTGGCGTTGCACGAAGCCTTCGGCCCAGAAGTACCCCTGCGCATCGACCCCAACGCTTTGTGGAAAGTAGAAACGGCCATCGAGTACGGCAGGGAAATGGAAGGCGTCTTAGAGTACCTGGAAGATCCCGTGCGCGGACAGGAAAATATGGCGGCAGTGAGGAAAGCGTTAAAAACGCCGCTGGCTACCAATATGTGTACTACCTCTTTCGAAGATATTCCCCGCAGCATCGAGCTAGGCTCAGAAGATATTATTCTCAGCGATCACCATTTCTGGGGCGGCTTGCGGGCCTCCATGACGCTGTCGGGAATCTGCGACACCTTCGGACGCGGACTGTCCATGCACTCCAACAGCCACCTGGGTATTTCGCTGGCGGCCATGGTACATCTGGGTGCGGCCCTGCCGGAAGTACCTTACGCGCTCGATACGCACTACCCCTGGCAGTCGGACGAAGTCATTGTGGGCGGGCGCATGAAGTTTGTGGATGGCGCGGTGGAAGTACCTGCGGGCCCCGGCCTGGGTGTAGAACTGGATCGCGACGCGCTGGCCCGCCTGCACCAGAACTACCTGAAATGCGGCCTGACGAAGCGCGACGATCTGGTCGAGATGCGCAAGAAGGTACCCGACTGGGAGTTCAAGCTGGTGCGATGGTAA
- a CDS encoding SusC/RagA family TonB-linked outer membrane protein, which produces MKKSLPPPRWASLLLVACMGLAQPAAAQDLASVTQLPQKKRESTQPARQKLRGILNELKTRYRVDILFEGGLVGDITVATELVDFKASVEQNLERILRATPFNYRKIKAGTYVIVAEKKSTQKSESAETTSQALATTEKLPETLQAPTLVQVVQVEDVDQTVRGKVVDENSNGLPGVSVLVRGTTRGTTTNADGAFQLEVPDAATVLVFSYVGYQSQEITVGTQTNLTVSLEPESKALQEVVVTALGIKKQAKSIGYATATVPTEEMTINRTANFMNALQGKMAGVNITSLGSGPAGTSKIRIRGQSSFGGNNSPLIVVNGVPIDNTNNGARGDVSERGSNRTSDGGDGLSSINPDDIENLTVLKGAAASALYGSRAKDGVIMITTKNRGSGSGVSLTYNTNFTSDTPLDYTDYQYEYGQGENGVRPTSAFPTSGQWSFGEKFQPGMTQILFDNVEVPYVPQRHQITDYYRTGSTFTNTITLASGGENGGFSLSASNLSNKTILPGSGYDRRTINLGFTQTVAKKLTVSGNINYSNEYRKNPPNIAEQDYSPVVLFNMANSMPLDLLKQYASDENGNEIVWSRFTNRTNPYFALKRFDNIRNDRVFGNLTARYNFTDWLFLQGRIGQDYYSREQDYNLPTGSQRQPAAPAGFVNGQYVQDDRNVRELNTDFLLGANRTFGVIGINLNVGGNQMYRRISRHNVLVQDFYSRGLYTIGNGRQRDPIYDFSERKVNSLYASAEVSFKDFLFLNGTARNDWFSTLSPANRSILYPSITASFVFSQAFASSLPAWINFGKIRAGYAEVGSDTDVSPYANNLFYSINSQQFASPTGVAQTLASISGSTVPNANLRPMRVAEKEFGIELKLFNSVLGVDLTYYDKLSSDQILRAQTSNAGGYLNQLINVGESRNQGWEMLVNVMPVKTQNFTWNAIFNGAYNKTKVLNLGDDVSDNSITVGTGDFSGELRQVVGQPLGQLYGFGYLRDEQGRQVFDAGNGRPLRTATQIAFGSAVPRWVGGITNSFTYKGINLSFLIDFKLGHKMISGTNFNAWRHGLHKATLAGREEGFVIGDGVNPNGETNQTKSVVQAYYETVRSQNIAEPFVYNAGLWQLRQISLGYDFTRFLTSVKFVKGLRLNAVANNVAVLKKWVPNIHPEQFGFPSDNLIGLEATGLPITRSMGFNLNVKF; this is translated from the coding sequence ATGAAAAAATCACTACCACCGCCCCGATGGGCGAGTTTGCTGCTGGTGGCCTGTATGGGGCTCGCTCAACCCGCCGCCGCCCAGGATCTGGCGAGCGTCACCCAACTCCCGCAGAAAAAACGCGAAAGTACCCAGCCCGCCCGGCAGAAATTGCGTGGGATACTCAACGAACTGAAAACCCGCTACCGGGTAGATATCCTGTTCGAAGGCGGACTGGTCGGGGACATCACGGTAGCTACCGAATTAGTGGATTTCAAGGCCAGTGTCGAGCAGAATCTTGAGCGGATATTGCGGGCAACGCCTTTTAACTACCGGAAAATAAAAGCCGGGACGTATGTGATCGTCGCTGAAAAGAAGTCCACTCAGAAAAGTGAATCCGCTGAAACTACTTCCCAGGCACTGGCTACGACCGAGAAGCTCCCTGAAACCCTTCAGGCACCAACTCTGGTTCAGGTTGTCCAGGTGGAAGATGTCGATCAAACCGTTCGGGGTAAAGTAGTGGATGAAAATAGTAACGGTCTTCCGGGCGTGAGCGTGCTGGTAAGAGGTACCACGCGCGGCACGACTACCAACGCCGACGGGGCGTTCCAGCTAGAGGTACCTGATGCAGCAACGGTACTGGTGTTCAGCTATGTAGGCTACCAGAGCCAGGAAATCACGGTAGGTACCCAGACAAACCTGACGGTTTCGTTGGAACCGGAGAGCAAAGCATTGCAGGAAGTCGTAGTCACGGCGCTGGGGATCAAGAAACAGGCCAAAAGCATCGGGTACGCTACGGCCACGGTACCTACGGAAGAAATGACGATCAACCGCACGGCCAATTTCATGAACGCGCTGCAGGGCAAAATGGCGGGTGTAAACATTACCTCGCTGGGCTCGGGGCCGGCCGGAACCAGTAAAATTCGTATCCGGGGCCAGTCGTCCTTCGGGGGTAACAATTCCCCGCTGATCGTGGTCAACGGGGTACCCATCGACAATACCAACAATGGCGCGCGCGGCGACGTTTCGGAGCGCGGCAGCAACCGTACTTCTGACGGCGGCGATGGCCTCAGCAGCATCAACCCCGACGACATCGAGAACCTGACGGTACTGAAAGGCGCGGCCGCCTCGGCACTGTACGGATCACGTGCCAAAGACGGGGTCATCATGATCACCACCAAAAACCGGGGTTCGGGTTCGGGCGTTTCGCTGACTTACAATACCAATTTTACCTCCGATACGCCGCTCGACTACACCGACTATCAGTATGAGTACGGACAAGGTGAAAATGGGGTGCGGCCTACCAGTGCCTTCCCGACGTCAGGCCAATGGAGTTTTGGAGAAAAATTTCAGCCTGGCATGACCCAGATTCTGTTCGACAACGTGGAGGTGCCTTACGTACCCCAGCGGCATCAGATCACGGACTACTACCGGACGGGTTCGACCTTTACCAATACCATTACCCTGGCTTCGGGCGGTGAAAACGGCGGCTTCAGCCTTTCGGCTTCCAATCTCAGTAACAAGACCATTCTGCCCGGTTCGGGCTATGACCGGCGAACCATCAACCTGGGCTTCACGCAGACGGTAGCCAAGAAGTTAACGGTGTCAGGCAATATCAACTACTCGAACGAGTACCGCAAGAATCCACCCAATATTGCCGAACAGGATTATAGTCCGGTCGTACTCTTCAACATGGCTAATTCCATGCCGCTGGATTTGTTGAAGCAGTACGCCTCCGATGAAAATGGCAACGAAATAGTATGGTCCAGGTTCACGAACCGCACCAACCCCTACTTTGCCCTCAAACGCTTCGACAACATCCGTAACGACCGGGTATTCGGTAACCTGACTGCCCGCTACAACTTCACCGACTGGCTGTTTTTGCAGGGGCGGATCGGACAGGACTATTACTCCCGGGAGCAGGACTATAACCTACCCACAGGTTCGCAGCGGCAGCCCGCCGCGCCCGCCGGATTCGTCAACGGCCAGTATGTTCAGGATGACCGCAATGTGCGCGAACTCAACACCGATTTTCTGTTGGGGGCTAACCGTACTTTTGGCGTGATTGGTATCAATCTCAATGTAGGGGGTAACCAGATGTACCGCCGCATCAGCCGTCATAATGTGCTGGTGCAGGATTTCTACAGCCGTGGCCTGTACACTATTGGCAACGGTCGGCAGCGCGATCCGATCTATGATTTTTCCGAGCGCAAGGTCAATTCACTCTATGCTTCGGCCGAAGTATCTTTTAAGGATTTCCTGTTCCTGAATGGTACCGCCCGTAACGACTGGTTTTCCACGCTATCGCCCGCCAACCGGAGTATTCTTTATCCTTCCATTACTGCCAGTTTTGTCTTTTCGCAAGCCTTTGCTTCTTCATTGCCAGCCTGGATCAATTTTGGTAAAATCAGGGCGGGCTACGCCGAGGTGGGAAGCGATACGGATGTGTCGCCTTATGCCAACAACCTGTTTTACAGCATCAATTCCCAGCAATTTGCCTCACCTACCGGGGTCGCCCAGACCCTGGCCAGCATCAGCGGCTCCACGGTGCCCAATGCCAATTTGCGACCCATGCGGGTAGCCGAGAAAGAATTCGGAATTGAGTTGAAGCTGTTCAATTCTGTCTTGGGGGTAGATCTGACCTACTACGACAAGCTCTCCTCCGACCAGATTCTCCGCGCCCAGACTTCCAATGCGGGCGGGTACCTCAACCAACTAATCAATGTAGGCGAAAGCCGGAATCAGGGCTGGGAAATGCTGGTGAATGTAATGCCTGTAAAGACCCAGAATTTTACCTGGAATGCCATCTTCAACGGCGCTTATAATAAGACCAAGGTACTTAACCTCGGCGATGATGTGAGCGATAATTCTATTACCGTGGGTACTGGGGACTTCTCGGGCGAATTGCGCCAGGTAGTTGGCCAGCCTTTGGGTCAGTTGTACGGCTTCGGGTACCTGCGCGACGAGCAGGGTCGCCAGGTGTTCGATGCCGGGAACGGTCGTCCGCTTCGCACCGCTACCCAAATCGCCTTCGGAAGCGCGGTACCACGCTGGGTAGGCGGAATCACGAACAGTTTTACCTACAAAGGCATCAACCTGTCGTTCCTGATCGATTTCAAACTAGGTCATAAAATGATTTCGGGTACCAATTTCAATGCCTGGCGGCACGGCTTGCATAAGGCTACGCTGGCCGGACGCGAGGAAGGGTTTGTGATTGGCGATGGGGTCAATCCCAACGGCGAAACTAACCAGACCAAATCGGTGGTACAGGCTTACTACGAAACCGTACGCTCGCAGAACATCGCCGAACCTTTCGTGTATAACGCCGGACTGTGGCAATTGCGGCAGATTTCATTGGGCTACGATTTTACGCGATTCCTGACTTCGGTCAAGTTTGTAAAAGGGCTGCGCCTTAATGCCGTGGCCAACAACGTGGCGGTGCTGAAAAAGTGGGTACCCAATATTCACCCCGAGCAGTTTGGTTTTCCTTCGGACAACCTGATCGGCCTCGAAGCCACCGGACTGCCCATCACGCGGAGCATGGGGTTCAATTTGAATGTAAAATTTTAG
- a CDS encoding mannonate dehydratase has product MKRSNFVKVLTAGTVGASVVKPGQTQAKPVAPRKVLMKVGCQSGGTTKENLELKGRCGVYNIDGGSPKIIPGKGWDLDDSLAKRDACEKYGISLDAYHYPLTSAGIDRVEYPNMMLGKSPERDREIEYLQQMIMVAAKTGIKVLNYNTTILPVLRTGKTLDPKRGNAEYSTWNWEEAIKRNDPKTIAGDVSIEQMFERITYILDRLIPVAEEYKVKLANHIADPPVPAAYRGIMRWNSPDVFAGMKRFGALYKSPYHGFNFCIGSIAEGLKDPKTEILPIIKYFGDRKQIFNIHLRNIKGGFNNFQEVYPDNGDMNFVQVIRALRDVGYDGMVMPDHVPHHENKEANAQSFAFCYGYIKGLLQMVAEDAQA; this is encoded by the coding sequence ATGAAACGGAGCAATTTTGTCAAAGTCCTTACGGCGGGTACCGTGGGGGCATCGGTTGTGAAACCCGGACAGACTCAGGCCAAGCCGGTCGCGCCGCGCAAGGTACTTATGAAAGTCGGCTGCCAGTCCGGGGGTACCACCAAGGAAAATCTGGAACTGAAAGGCCGCTGCGGGGTGTACAACATCGACGGCGGCTCGCCCAAAATCATTCCTGGCAAGGGCTGGGACCTGGACGATTCGCTGGCCAAGCGCGACGCCTGCGAAAAGTACGGTATCAGCCTCGACGCCTACCACTACCCGCTGACTTCGGCGGGCATCGACCGGGTGGAGTACCCCAACATGATGCTGGGTAAAAGTCCCGAGCGCGACCGCGAAATCGAGTACCTGCAGCAGATGATTATGGTGGCCGCCAAAACGGGCATCAAAGTACTTAACTACAACACCACGATTCTGCCCGTATTACGCACCGGTAAAACCCTCGATCCCAAGCGAGGCAACGCCGAGTACAGTACCTGGAACTGGGAAGAGGCTATCAAACGCAACGACCCCAAAACCATCGCGGGCGATGTTTCCATTGAGCAGATGTTCGAGCGCATCACCTACATTCTGGATCGGCTGATTCCCGTGGCGGAGGAGTACAAGGTCAAGCTGGCCAACCACATCGCCGATCCGCCCGTACCCGCGGCTTACCGCGGCATCATGCGCTGGAACAGTCCTGATGTGTTTGCGGGCATGAAGCGGTTTGGCGCGCTGTACAAAAGCCCTTACCACGGCTTTAATTTCTGCATTGGTTCTATCGCTGAGGGCCTCAAAGATCCCAAAACTGAAATCCTGCCCATCATCAAGTACTTTGGCGACCGCAAGCAGATTTTCAACATTCACCTGCGTAATATCAAGGGCGGTTTTAATAATTTTCAGGAAGTGTACCCCGACAATGGCGACATGAATTTCGTGCAGGTCATTCGCGCCCTGCGCGATGTCGGCTACGACGGTATGGTGATGCCCGATCATGTACCTCACCACGAGAATAAAGAGGCTAATGCGCAGTCCTTTGCCTTCTGCTACGGCTATATCAAAGGTCTGTTGCAAATGGTAGCGGAGGATGCTCAGGCTTAA
- a CDS encoding 2-hydroxy-3-oxopropionate reductase — translation MEHIGFIGLGIMGKPMSLNLIKAGYPVSVLESSHAADALTEAGATAYPSSKELAQKVDVVITMLPDSPEVEEVVSGKDGVLEGIQSGALFIDMSTISPSVATKVHGLMQEKGVEALDAPVSGGQVGAENAALSIMVGGSEEAFNRALPIFQVMGKNIVRMGEPGTGQTTKACNQMIVGMTIQAVGEAFTLASKAGVNLAKMREALLGGFAQSRILDLHGQRLIDRNFKPGFKIKLHNKDMGIALRAGDAYKVPLKGTSLVAEQMKTAIEQGHGELDHSALVLLLE, via the coding sequence ATGGAACACATAGGATTCATCGGACTAGGAATAATGGGCAAACCCATGTCCCTCAATCTCATAAAAGCAGGGTACCCCGTCTCCGTTCTGGAAAGCAGCCATGCTGCCGACGCATTGACCGAAGCGGGTGCTACTGCTTATCCAAGTAGTAAGGAATTGGCGCAAAAGGTGGATGTCGTCATCACCATGCTACCCGACTCACCCGAAGTGGAAGAGGTAGTTTCGGGTAAAGACGGCGTGCTGGAAGGCATCCAATCCGGCGCATTGTTCATCGATATGTCCACGATTTCGCCATCGGTGGCTACGAAAGTACACGGACTGATGCAGGAAAAAGGGGTAGAAGCGCTCGATGCGCCCGTGTCGGGCGGACAAGTCGGGGCCGAAAACGCCGCGCTGTCTATCATGGTGGGCGGTAGTGAAGAAGCTTTCAACCGAGCCTTGCCGATTTTCCAGGTCATGGGTAAAAACATCGTCCGCATGGGCGAGCCCGGCACCGGCCAAACGACCAAAGCCTGCAACCAGATGATCGTCGGCATGACGATTCAGGCGGTAGGGGAGGCCTTCACTTTGGCCAGCAAGGCGGGCGTGAATCTGGCCAAAATGCGGGAAGCCTTGCTGGGAGGCTTCGCCCAAAGCCGCATTCTCGACCTGCACGGTCAGCGCCTCATCGACCGGAATTTCAAACCGGGTTTTAAAATAAAATTGCACAATAAAGACATGGGGATCGCCCTGCGGGCGGGAGATGCCTACAAGGTACCCCTCAAAGGTACCTCCCTCGTGGCTGAGCAAATGAAAACCGCGATCGAGCAGGGGCATGGCGAATTGGATCACAGTGCCCTTGTTCTGCTTCTGGAGTAG